The following are encoded in a window of Myxocyprinus asiaticus isolate MX2 ecotype Aquarium Trade chromosome 17, UBuf_Myxa_2, whole genome shotgun sequence genomic DNA:
- the LOC127455451 gene encoding fatty acid-binding protein, brain-like, whose amino-acid sequence MVDAFCATWKLVDSKNFDEYMKALGVGFATRQVGNVTKPTIVISHEGDKVFVKTLSTFKNTEISFILGEEFDETTADDRHVKSTVTMEGDNLVHVQRWDGKETKFVREIKDGKLIMTLTFEGVECVRTYEKA is encoded by the exons ATGGTTGATGCATTTTGTGCAACTTGGAAACTGGTGGACAGCAAGAATTTTGATGAATACATGAAAGCACTGG GTGTTGGTTTTGCTACTAGGCAAGTTGGCAATGTTACCAAACCCACAATTGTCATCAGCCATGAAGGGGACAAAGTTTTTGTAAAGACACTGAGTACCTTCAAAAATACTGAGATTTCGTTCATACTGGGAGAGGAGTTTGACGAAACCACAGCAGATGATAGACATGTAAAG TCAACTGTAACCATGGAAGGAGACAACCTTGTCCACGTTCAGAGGTGGGACGGCAAGGAGACAAAATTTGTTAGAGAAATCAAAGACGGAAAATTGATTATG ACGTTGACCTTTGAGGGAGTGGAGTGTGTGCGCACATATGAAAAGGCATAA